A genomic stretch from Desulfohalobium retbaense DSM 5692 includes:
- a CDS encoding multidrug effflux MFS transporter translates to MKRWIIFLALLAAFPPLSTDMYLPAIPNLVRLWDKPLWYINLTLIVFFVTYSFFLLVYGPLSDRWGRRLVLKAGISLYVVASFLCALAPNALTLIVLRMLQAAGAASAASLALALSKDVFGFHEREKVLAAIGVVIALAPMSAPIIGGWTMAIVSWRWIFILLAGFGIVALIGVHRMEETLHPDLRTPQLRLIADYLQLLRNRAYIALVLVVSLAIVPLFAFIAASSEIYISRLGLSEQAYGYFFGFNALALMSGSLVCTRISGKIKSQTILTLCYLGVTLGGVLLVLVPHTSPWSLALPMLAISFSAGLSRPPSNNLVLKQVQQGAGAASSLLMFTLMTAGAIAMGVISLGWEDKITALGIMGSVCGLLGSILWWGLKRKLYIQTAT, encoded by the coding sequence ATGAAACGCTGGATAATTTTCTTGGCCCTTTTGGCCGCCTTTCCGCCACTTTCAACAGATATGTATCTTCCAGCTATCCCCAACCTGGTTCGGCTGTGGGATAAGCCGCTGTGGTATATCAACTTGACACTGATCGTCTTTTTCGTGACCTACAGCTTTTTTTTACTCGTCTACGGCCCTTTGTCCGACAGATGGGGGCGCCGCCTGGTATTAAAAGCAGGCATATCTCTCTATGTCGTAGCCAGTTTCCTTTGCGCCTTGGCTCCCAATGCACTGACGCTCATCGTCCTGCGCATGCTCCAAGCCGCAGGAGCAGCTTCAGCAGCTTCTCTGGCGCTGGCCTTGTCCAAGGATGTCTTCGGATTCCACGAACGAGAGAAAGTCCTGGCCGCGATCGGGGTGGTCATTGCCTTGGCCCCCATGTCGGCGCCAATTATTGGCGGCTGGACTATGGCAATTGTTTCCTGGCGCTGGATATTCATCCTTCTTGCCGGCTTCGGCATTGTCGCCTTGATCGGTGTGCATAGAATGGAAGAAACGCTCCATCCCGACCTCAGAACGCCGCAACTCAGACTGATCGCCGACTATCTTCAATTGTTGCGCAATCGAGCCTATATCGCATTGGTCCTCGTTGTCTCTCTGGCCATTGTGCCTTTGTTCGCCTTTATTGCAGCGTCATCGGAGATTTATATCTCCCGCTTGGGCCTGAGCGAACAGGCCTACGGGTACTTTTTCGGCTTTAATGCCCTGGCACTCATGAGCGGGTCCCTTGTCTGCACCCGCATCAGCGGTAAAATCAAATCACAAACTATTCTGACCTTGTGCTATCTCGGGGTTACTCTGGGCGGAGTGCTGCTTGTTCTGGTGCCACATACATCCCCTTGGTCCCTGGCCCTGCCGATGTTGGCCATCTCCTTTTCGGCGGGCTTGAGCCGCCCACCGAGCAACAACTTAGTGCTTAAACAGGTCCAGCAGGGAGCAGGGGCCGCTTCCTCCCTCTTGATGTTTACGTTGATGACCGCTGGAGCGATAGCGATGGGCGTGATCTCTCTGGGATGGGAAGACAAAATCACGGCGCTGGGGATAATGGGAAGCGTCTGTGGCCTGTTGGGAAGTATTTTGTGGTGGGGCTTGAAACGCAAACTGTATATCCAAACTGCGACATAG
- a CDS encoding FCD domain-containing protein, protein MNLSLPSDLKELIEEQIKSGQYVSAEELVCDALHNKFANAIQFETLSNRKTDPQPELVFSKIHESIYSESLKPGEYLGTENDIAQMMQVERLSAEKAMKALWEAGCVEKDENDTYFITFSKPHISVNPFSTVTTCNDESIYDLLEVRAGLESYGVVLAVERSTDQDIQFMEEALSKNRANNQDKNSARDADIAFHLGIAYATHNIIYIDLIKRLYEQMFSSINELHSLLYETPKNLEIIEQHHFKILSAISGRDKDGAKRHMLQHIMFLKSFLSTHARTGAL, encoded by the coding sequence ATGAATCTTTCCCTACCTTCTGACCTTAAAGAGCTGATAGAAGAACAGATAAAGTCAGGACAATATGTTAGCGCTGAAGAACTGGTATGTGATGCTTTGCATAATAAGTTTGCAAACGCTATCCAATTTGAAACTCTATCAAATCGAAAAACCGACCCTCAGCCTGAGTTGGTCTTTAGCAAAATTCACGAAAGTATATATAGCGAATCTTTGAAACCAGGAGAATACCTGGGAACGGAAAATGATATCGCTCAGATGATGCAAGTTGAACGTTTATCTGCAGAGAAAGCAATGAAGGCACTGTGGGAGGCGGGATGCGTAGAAAAAGATGAGAACGATACTTATTTTATCACATTTTCAAAGCCACACATATCAGTAAATCCTTTTTCCACTGTTACAACATGTAATGATGAATCGATATATGACCTTTTAGAGGTTCGCGCTGGGCTGGAAAGTTATGGTGTTGTTCTTGCTGTAGAGAGATCCACAGATCAAGATATTCAATTTATGGAAGAGGCGCTTTCAAAAAACAGAGCAAATAATCAAGACAAAAACAGCGCACGAGATGCAGACATTGCATTCCATCTTGGGATAGCTTATGCAACGCATAATATTATTTATATCGATCTCATAAAAAGACTTTATGAGCAAATGTTTAGTAGTATTAACGAGCTTCATTCCTTATTATATGAGACACCAAAAAATTTAGAGATTATAGAACAGCACCACTTTAAAATTCTTAGTGCTATCTCAGGCCGAGATAAAGATGGGGCTAAGCGTCATATGCTCCAGCATATTATGTTTTTGAAAAGCTTTTTGAGCACCCATGCCCGGACTGGTGCGTTGTAG
- a CDS encoding metallophosphoesterase family protein → MLLFFADAHGDFTELLDIAGQYTPSSIEGIFLLGDQTPQRPLTEELAPLGAELIAKTWFLLGNHDVDTPAFLENHFCLWSRHLHQQTITVDGLRIRGLSGAFDEAIWLPPAPPHWPNRHACAEYHSHDAQANKEQLPRGHWAAIFPEDIPATPAEEPVDILLTHDAPDTHPRGFAQLTQAARNNGAALVLHGHLHEDYQAPLPWGGRVYGLDKQQIFFMTPEMWSKLRQLDRGGSF, encoded by the coding sequence ATGCTCCTTTTTTTTGCCGACGCCCACGGCGACTTCACAGAACTTTTGGACATCGCCGGGCAGTATACTCCGTCCAGCATCGAGGGCATTTTCCTGCTCGGCGACCAGACGCCGCAGCGCCCGCTGACAGAGGAACTCGCCCCCTTGGGCGCCGAGTTGATCGCCAAGACCTGGTTTCTTTTGGGCAATCACGACGTGGACACCCCAGCCTTTCTGGAAAACCATTTCTGCCTCTGGTCGCGACACCTGCATCAGCAAACGATCACCGTGGACGGCTTGCGCATCCGCGGCCTCTCCGGCGCCTTCGACGAGGCAATCTGGTTGCCCCCAGCCCCACCACACTGGCCGAACCGCCACGCTTGCGCTGAATACCACTCCCATGATGCCCAGGCCAACAAGGAACAACTGCCGCGGGGACATTGGGCCGCGATCTTCCCCGAGGACATCCCTGCGACTCCCGCCGAGGAACCGGTGGATATCCTGCTCACCCACGACGCTCCAGACACCCACCCCCGCGGATTTGCCCAGCTCACCCAAGCCGCCCGCAACAACGGGGCAGCCTTGGTGTTGCACGGGCATCTGCACGAAGATTACCAGGCACCTTTGCCCTGGGGAGGCCGAGTCTACGGCCTGGACAAACAGCAAATCTTTTTCATGACCCCGGAAATGTGGAGCAAGCTGCGCCAGCTGGACCGCGGCGGATCATTCTGA
- a CDS encoding DUF4174 domain-containing protein, with translation MKIVFAITLLLAIAMGSAQAGLSLDLEEYRWKNRLLIIFAPSKTDQTYLKLQHALDRAEDALQGRDMLVFHLFASGSGWVGDIPVHAEAVRSFYRRFDVQDQDLNLILIGKDGGEKVRQVGSFDLQDIFDRIDAMPMRQQEMRERREIKNGGAAD, from the coding sequence ATGAAAATTGTATTCGCAATCACCCTTTTGCTCGCTATTGCAATGGGTTCGGCGCAGGCTGGCCTGTCCTTGGACCTGGAGGAATACCGGTGGAAAAATCGTTTGTTGATCATCTTCGCCCCTTCAAAAACGGACCAGACTTATCTGAAACTGCAACACGCCTTGGATCGGGCAGAGGATGCCCTGCAAGGCCGGGATATGCTTGTTTTTCATCTCTTTGCTTCAGGCAGCGGCTGGGTGGGGGACATCCCTGTGCATGCCGAGGCTGTCCGCTCTTTTTATCGCCGCTTTGACGTGCAGGACCAGGATCTGAACCTGATTCTGATCGGCAAGGATGGAGGAGAAAAAGTCCGGCAGGTGGGCAGTTTTGATCTGCAGGATATCTTTGATCGTATTGACGCCATGCCCATGCGCCAACAGGAGATGAGGGAGCGCCGGGAGATAAAGAATGGGGGGGCCGCTGATTGA